A stretch of Parachlamydia sp. AcF125 DNA encodes these proteins:
- a CDS encoding SufE family protein — protein sequence MMFVSCLEKQNTLKEIFKACLTEEKKYQKIIELGRGLPRLLEALKIPENKVKGCQSTMYLHSYMEEGKVYFEAESDALISSGLAAILIQAYSGETPETILKCPPDYLEVLGISASLTPNRANGLYSIHLRMKQDALKFLLKR from the coding sequence ATGATGTTTGTATCATGTCTAGAAAAACAAAATACGCTAAAAGAAATTTTCAAAGCATGCTTGACAGAGGAGAAAAAATACCAAAAAATTATTGAGTTAGGAAGAGGCTTGCCTCGCCTCCTAGAAGCTTTAAAAATTCCTGAAAACAAGGTTAAAGGTTGCCAAAGCACCATGTATTTACATTCTTACATGGAAGAAGGAAAAGTTTATTTTGAAGCAGAGTCCGACGCTTTAATATCTTCTGGATTAGCGGCTATTTTAATTCAAGCTTATAGTGGAGAAACTCCTGAGACCATCTTAAAATGTCCTCCAGATTATCTGGAAGTGCTAGGAATCAGTGCCAGCTTGACACCCAACCGAGCAAATGGGTTGTACAGCATCCATTTGAGAATGAAACAAGATGCGCTAAAATTTCTGTTAAAAAGATAA
- the ndk gene encoding nucleoside-diphosphate kinase has product MTTERTLSIIKPDAVGNNHIGEIIARFEKAGIRIVAAKMKHLSQADAEGFYAVHKERPFFRDLVSFMTTGPVLVMVLEGENAILKNREIMGATDPAKAAPGTIRADFAKTIDENAVHGSDGPETAIQEIAYFFKPEEIYARTR; this is encoded by the coding sequence ATGACTACTGAAAGAACGCTTTCTATTATCAAGCCCGATGCAGTTGGGAATAATCACATTGGAGAAATCATTGCACGTTTTGAAAAAGCGGGAATTCGTATTGTAGCTGCAAAGATGAAACACCTTTCTCAAGCCGATGCAGAAGGATTTTATGCTGTGCATAAAGAACGCCCTTTTTTCCGCGACCTCGTCTCATTCATGACTACAGGTCCTGTGCTGGTCATGGTTCTTGAAGGGGAAAATGCCATTCTCAAAAACAGAGAAATCATGGGTGCTACAGATCCTGCAAAAGCTGCCCCAGGAACAATCCGGGCAGATTTTGCAAAAACGATCGATGAGAATGCGGTACATGGATCTGATGGGCCTGAAACTGCTATTCAAGAAATTGCTTATTTCTTTAAACCAGAAGAAATTTACGCACGCACTCGTTAA
- the ndk gene encoding nucleoside-diphosphate kinase, which translates to MYSFICILLTLINTSLFAHQPGASEQQTLSIIKPDAVAAKHIGHILSRFEENGLRIAALKMVKLTKEQAEQFYAVHKDRPFYKDLVEFMSSGPVVVLVLKGENAIAKNRTLMGATDPSKAEKNTLRADFAQSVTKNAVHGSDSVENAQKEISFFFSPSNIY; encoded by the coding sequence ATGTATTCATTTATTTGTATTTTGCTAACTTTGATCAACACTTCTCTTTTTGCCCACCAGCCAGGCGCCTCTGAACAACAAACCCTTTCTATCATTAAACCTGATGCTGTCGCAGCTAAGCATATTGGCCACATCCTCTCTCGCTTTGAAGAGAATGGATTGCGAATTGCCGCCCTCAAAATGGTCAAACTCACTAAGGAGCAAGCAGAACAATTTTATGCCGTTCATAAAGATCGCCCTTTTTACAAAGATTTAGTGGAGTTTATGAGTTCAGGCCCGGTGGTAGTTCTCGTTTTAAAAGGAGAAAATGCGATAGCAAAAAATCGCACCCTTATGGGAGCGACCGATCCTTCTAAAGCTGAAAAAAACACTCTACGCGCTGATTTTGCTCAGTCGGTTACCAAAAATGCAGTGCATGGCTCAGATAGTGTAGAAAACGCCCAAAAAGAAATTTCCTTTTTCTTTAGCCCTTCCAACATTTATTAA
- a CDS encoding aminodeoxychorismate/anthranilate synthase component II, giving the protein MLLFIDNLDSFTYNLVHLFQELGASVHLLRSPFFCLDECIRLNPTHIVVGPGPGSPQEYPYFASLLSCFSGKVPMLGVCLGHQGIAQLYGAQVKKALKPMHGKASAIYHQKKGIFHNLPSPFSAIRYHSLIVDRANFPACLEITAQSIEGEIMGFKHSFYQIEGVQFHPESVKSEYGARLFQNFLNQTC; this is encoded by the coding sequence ATGCTCCTTTTCATTGATAACTTGGATTCGTTTACTTACAACTTAGTCCATCTTTTTCAAGAATTAGGAGCGTCCGTCCATCTTTTACGAAGCCCTTTTTTCTGCCTGGATGAATGCATACGCTTAAATCCTACTCACATCGTGGTAGGACCAGGTCCAGGTTCCCCTCAAGAGTATCCTTATTTTGCCTCTCTCCTTTCTTGCTTTTCAGGGAAAGTTCCTATGCTTGGCGTGTGTTTAGGCCACCAAGGGATTGCTCAATTATATGGCGCACAAGTCAAAAAAGCTTTAAAGCCTATGCATGGTAAGGCCAGCGCGATTTATCATCAAAAAAAAGGGATCTTTCACAATCTCCCTTCTCCTTTCTCAGCTATTCGGTATCACTCTTTAATTGTAGACCGCGCAAATTTTCCCGCTTGCCTTGAAATCACAGCACAATCTATTGAGGGAGAAATCATGGGATTCAAACATTCCTTTTATCAAATTGAAGGGGTACAATTTCATCCCGAATCTGTTAAATCTGAATATGGAGCTAGGCTTTTTCAAAATTTTTTAAACCAAACTTGCTAA
- a CDS encoding DUF4116 domain-containing protein, which produces MKTNSVDLLIKADKVSDYVPIVSVITNLIDLFQKCVVLRLKQKADISKSRYYTHLQQKSLPRCIVLLIPVVGNIIVGIYDFATRKYNNRGVVLAAVQQNGLALKYASKRLKDDKEVVLAAIKKNGRALKYASKRFEVDKEVVLAAVQQNGRALKYASKRLKDDKEVVLAAVKKNGRALKYASKRLKDDKKVVLAAVKKNGRALKYASEQLKGDKNFILVVVQWSGLAFAYASEQLKTDKNFILVVVQHNGLALEYAYEQIKADRGVVLAAVQQNGLTLEYASVQLKADRDIVLAAVQQNGLALEYASEQLKGDRDIVLAAVQQNGLALEYASEQLKGDRDVVLAAVQQNGLVLEYASEQFKADRDVVLASVQQNGLALEYASEQFKADRDVVLAAVQQNGLALEYASEQLKADRDFILVVVQHDVLGFKYANEQLKADKNFILAVVQQNGLALEYASEQFKADRDVVLAAVQQNGVALEYASEHLKDDRGVVLAAVQQNGWALEYASVQLKVDRDVVLAAVQRSGWALVYAIVQLKSDREFINQ; this is translated from the coding sequence ATGAAAACAAATAGCGTTGATTTATTAATAAAAGCTGATAAAGTATCTGACTACGTTCCAATTGTAAGTGTAATAACTAATTTGATTGATTTATTCCAGAAATGCGTTGTTCTTCGCCTGAAGCAAAAAGCAGATATTTCGAAAAGCCGCTACTATACTCATTTACAGCAAAAAAGTTTGCCCCGTTGTATTGTCCTTTTAATACCTGTTGTAGGAAATATTATTGTAGGAATTTATGATTTTGCTACTAGGAAATATAACAATAGGGGTGTAGTACTTGCCGCTGTTCAGCAGAATGGATTGGCGCTTAAGTATGCCAGCAAACGGCTTAAAGATGATAAAGAAGTAGTGCTTGCCGCTATTAAAAAGAATGGGCGGGCGCTTAAGTATGCCAGCAAACGGTTTGAAGTTGATAAAGAAGTAGTGCTTGCCGCTGTTCAGCAGAATGGGCGGGCGCTTAAATATGCCAGCAAACGGCTTAAAGATGATAAAGAAGTAGTGCTTGCCGCTGTTAAGAAGAATGGGCGGGCGCTTAAGTATGCCAGCAAACGGCTTAAAGATGATAAGAAAGTAGTGCTTGCCGCTGTTAAGAAGAATGGGCGGGCGCTTAAGTATGCCAGCGAACAGCTTAAAGGCGATAAAAACTTCATCCTTGTCGTTGTTCAGTGGAGCGGGCTGGCATTTGCATATGCCAGCGAACAGCTTAAAACAGATAAAAACTTTATCCTTGTCGTTGTTCAGCATAATGGGCTGGCGCTTGAGTATGCCTACGAGCAAATTAAAGCCGATAGGGGCGTAGTACTTGCCGCTGTTCAGCAGAATGGATTGACGCTTGAGTATGCTAGTGTACAGCTTAAAGCCGATAGAGACATAGTGCTTGCAGCTGTTCAACAGAATGGATTGGCGCTTGAGTATGCCAGTGAACAACTTAAAGGCGATAGAGACATAGTGCTTGCCGCTGTTCAGCAGAATGGATTGGCGCTTGAGTATGCCAGTGAACAGCTTAAAGGCGATAGAGACGTAGTGCTTGCCGCTGTTCAGCAGAATGGATTGGTGCTTGAGTATGCCAGTGAACAGTTTAAAGCCGATAGAGACGTAGTGCTTGCCTCTGTTCAGCAGAATGGATTGGCGCTTGAGTATGCCAGTGAACAGTTTAAAGCCGATAGAGACGTAGTGCTTGCCGCTGTTCAGCAGAATGGATTGGCGCTTGAGTATGCCAGTGAACAGCTTAAAGCCGATAGGGACTTCATCCTTGTTGTTGTTCAGCATGATGTGCTGGGGTTCAAGTATGCTAACGAACAGCTTAAAGCCGATAAAAACTTCATCCTTGCTGTTGTTCAGCAGAATGGATTGGCGCTTGAGTATGCCAGCGAGCAATTTAAAGCCGATAGAGACGTAGTGCTTGCCGCTGTTCAGCAGAATGGGGTGGCGCTTGAATATGCCAGCGAGCATCTTAAAGACGACAGGGGCGTAGTACTTGCCGCTGTTCAGCAGAATGGGTGGGCGCTTGAATATGCCAGTGTACAGCTTAAAGTCGATAGGGACGTAGTGCTTGCCGCTGTTCAGCGGAGCGGGTGGGCGCTTGTGTATGCCATTGTACAGCTTAAATCTGATAGGGAATTCATAAACCAGTGA
- a CDS encoding protein-tyrosine phosphatase family protein, whose product MNNEISSRFKSIYTQLLEFEIADRKFTLRQASQCVNLHALWIVRGIYRLIYWCRGKGWINQKKVIDAFQSCEKGLGPISAEMKENKRLIEKLMFGAHYKPGPEPYLSSEEAESLAKISRFAQTFLSIGTQKPLSSSPLYKDLDEILHGSLFISNLLGSSAEAAEKGIQAIQKFSSSSKTLLSKFDISLEQLIVQPIAPVEEEWMALDQLVENELTEKKGYVCDLSQRPICMRKNRYSNILPYNQNFFGNSDGTHYINASLIELGKKTYISTQEPIQETIPDFFTLLIQEGVQVVVCLVNCIKESKNEKLRKTTRYWESQLFPMRLDNGYEVSLIATHRCKTEQIVERTFVFSKEGKEIRRVTQLHYINWPDFEAPDDAIFEVFLKKVFEKHIEGPLLCHCSAGVGRTGTFIAIHSLCTEINEKIHQGKSLKEIYVNFPERIMRMRTFRGKLVQTFEQYQFIKDTVAIFATPLEILQE is encoded by the coding sequence ATGAATAATGAGATCTCTTCACGTTTTAAGTCTATTTATACCCAGTTATTAGAATTTGAAATAGCTGACAGGAAATTCACCTTAAGACAGGCCTCTCAATGTGTAAATCTTCACGCCTTATGGATTGTGAGGGGAATTTATCGCCTTATCTATTGGTGCAGAGGAAAGGGATGGATTAACCAAAAAAAAGTCATCGATGCTTTCCAATCTTGTGAAAAAGGTTTAGGACCCATTTCAGCGGAAATGAAAGAGAACAAAAGGCTGATAGAGAAGCTAATGTTTGGAGCGCATTATAAACCGGGGCCTGAGCCTTATCTTTCATCTGAAGAAGCGGAAAGCCTAGCTAAAATCTCTCGCTTTGCTCAAACCTTTTTATCAATTGGCACACAGAAGCCTTTATCCTCATCCCCTCTTTATAAAGATTTAGACGAAATTCTGCACGGAAGCCTTTTTATTTCTAATCTTCTCGGTTCTTCAGCAGAGGCTGCGGAAAAAGGGATCCAAGCCATTCAGAAATTTAGTTCTTCCTCTAAAACCCTTTTGTCAAAATTTGATATTTCTTTAGAGCAGCTTATTGTCCAACCGATAGCACCAGTAGAAGAAGAATGGATGGCACTCGATCAACTTGTCGAAAATGAATTAACAGAGAAGAAGGGATATGTCTGCGATCTATCTCAGAGGCCTATTTGTATGAGAAAAAACCGCTATTCTAACATTCTTCCTTATAATCAAAATTTCTTTGGCAATTCAGATGGCACGCATTATATTAACGCCAGCTTAATTGAGTTGGGTAAAAAAACCTACATCTCTACCCAAGAGCCGATCCAAGAAACAATTCCCGATTTCTTTACTCTTCTTATTCAAGAGGGTGTGCAAGTGGTAGTCTGTTTAGTTAATTGTATAAAAGAATCAAAAAACGAGAAATTAAGAAAAACTACCAGGTATTGGGAAAGTCAGCTGTTTCCGATGAGATTAGATAATGGCTACGAAGTTTCTCTTATAGCGACTCACCGGTGTAAAACTGAACAAATTGTGGAGCGAACTTTTGTGTTTTCAAAAGAAGGCAAAGAGATCAGACGTGTAACCCAATTGCATTATATCAATTGGCCTGATTTTGAAGCGCCTGATGATGCGATTTTTGAAGTTTTTTTGAAAAAGGTTTTCGAGAAGCATATCGAGGGCCCTCTTTTATGTCACTGTAGTGCAGGCGTAGGCCGTACCGGAACTTTTATTGCCATTCATAGTTTATGTACAGAGATTAATGAAAAAATCCATCAAGGGAAAAGCCTAAAGGAAATTTATGTAAATTTTCCAGAGAGGATTATGCGCATGCGCACGTTTCGCGGAAAACTTGTGCAAACCTTCGAGCAGTATCAATTTATTAAAGACACGGTAGCCATTTTTGCAACTCCCTTAGAAATTCTACAAGAATGA
- the pheT gene encoding phenylalanine--tRNA ligase subunit beta, with amino-acid sequence MKIPLSWLKEWINLTLLPHQIEKKLTNAGLEVDALIPISAGFQKVVIGRVLKTEKHPNADKLCVATVTDGLEEYQVVCGAPNCRPGIKTAFAMVGATLEDKEGKTFKIKASKIRGVESFGMLCSASELNLSEGHDGIIEFSEHFQEGADLASIYGDMIFEISLTPNLAHCSSLLGVARELSATTDFPLIFPTIHLQETGKPIQEQVKVIVMDPGRTPRYACRLIQGVSIAPSPDWMQKRLLQCGIRPINNVVDVTNYVLLEMGHPLHAFDFASIEGAEIRVRATEEEEKMITLDGKERDLPKGALLICDRQKPIAIAGIMGAQNSEVNDQTHTVLLEAACFEPRSIRKASKALGLQTDASKRFERGVDPNQVLASLDRATGLIQELAGGVIAQGILDIQSHEFLPKSVTCRLSRVHALLGTALSASEVESIFQKLGFSVQYDGHDLFEVQIPTYRHDVSLEVDLIEEVARIYGYDNIEKKAPRYHGANIPHTPLFHFEREVRGQLIAAGLQEFLTCDLIGPTLLQLIGDSIMQEEAQVKVVNPTSIEQSVLRTSLLPGILQVIKHNWDRQNRNISGFELGRVHFKEGARYIEDPVAAIVVTGKSRPHHWGNKPEEFDFFDLKGIVETFLQELRIPSFTFEESQLAIFHPGRRACVQVGALKIGSLGEVHPSICRKLDVGQRIFFAEFNLYDLLRVRKTEPRMKEVPIYPSSERDWTLTLKNSIPIQSVFDWIHAARSPLLEEVVLLDVYSSEKLGKDCKNVTFRLTYRDAKKTVAQEKVDRDHARIIGYVTEQISSTEGL; translated from the coding sequence ATGAAAATTCCTTTATCGTGGCTAAAAGAGTGGATTAATTTAACCCTTCTTCCTCATCAAATTGAAAAAAAACTAACGAATGCTGGTCTTGAAGTCGATGCTCTGATACCAATTTCAGCTGGCTTTCAAAAAGTTGTGATTGGGCGTGTTTTAAAAACAGAAAAACATCCCAATGCAGACAAATTATGCGTTGCCACTGTAACCGATGGCCTTGAAGAATATCAAGTCGTATGTGGCGCTCCAAACTGCCGGCCTGGAATCAAAACAGCTTTTGCCATGGTAGGCGCAACGCTTGAGGATAAAGAAGGCAAAACATTTAAAATCAAGGCCTCGAAAATTCGGGGGGTGGAATCTTTTGGGATGTTATGTTCAGCTTCGGAACTGAATTTATCAGAGGGGCATGATGGGATTATAGAATTTAGCGAACACTTTCAAGAAGGGGCTGATCTTGCTTCTATATATGGAGATATGATTTTCGAAATTTCTTTGACTCCCAACCTGGCTCATTGCTCGAGCCTCTTAGGAGTGGCCCGTGAGCTTTCAGCTACCACAGACTTTCCCCTCATTTTCCCGACTATCCATTTGCAAGAAACTGGCAAGCCTATTCAAGAGCAAGTAAAGGTTATAGTCATGGATCCCGGGCGTACTCCACGCTATGCTTGTCGCCTTATTCAAGGGGTATCAATTGCACCTTCTCCAGACTGGATGCAAAAAAGGCTTTTACAATGTGGAATTCGCCCTATCAATAATGTAGTGGATGTCACCAATTATGTCTTATTGGAAATGGGGCATCCTTTGCATGCTTTTGATTTTGCTTCCATAGAAGGGGCCGAAATTAGGGTGAGAGCCACAGAGGAAGAAGAAAAAATGATCACTTTAGATGGGAAAGAAAGAGATCTTCCTAAAGGGGCGCTTTTGATTTGCGATCGCCAAAAGCCAATTGCCATAGCAGGCATCATGGGGGCCCAAAACTCTGAAGTTAATGATCAAACGCATACGGTTTTGTTAGAAGCTGCTTGTTTTGAACCGCGCTCCATTCGAAAGGCAAGCAAAGCCTTGGGATTGCAAACAGATGCTTCTAAACGTTTTGAAAGAGGGGTAGATCCTAATCAAGTGCTAGCTTCCTTAGATCGGGCAACGGGATTGATTCAAGAGCTTGCAGGAGGAGTTATAGCTCAAGGCATCTTAGACATTCAATCTCATGAATTCCTTCCTAAATCTGTGACATGCAGGCTTTCTCGCGTCCATGCCCTTTTAGGAACCGCCTTAAGTGCAAGTGAAGTGGAATCGATCTTCCAAAAACTGGGGTTTTCCGTACAATATGATGGACACGATCTCTTTGAGGTTCAAATTCCCACGTATCGACATGACGTGTCTTTAGAGGTGGACTTAATCGAGGAAGTCGCCCGTATTTATGGATATGACAATATTGAAAAGAAGGCTCCTCGTTACCACGGTGCAAACATCCCTCACACCCCTCTCTTTCATTTTGAACGTGAAGTGAGAGGGCAATTAATTGCGGCAGGGCTGCAAGAATTTTTAACCTGCGATTTAATCGGTCCCACTTTATTACAATTGATTGGCGATTCAATCATGCAAGAAGAAGCTCAAGTAAAAGTGGTCAATCCAACTTCAATCGAGCAATCCGTTTTGCGCACTTCCTTATTGCCAGGAATTCTTCAGGTAATTAAGCATAATTGGGATAGGCAAAATCGCAATATCAGCGGTTTTGAATTAGGGCGCGTGCATTTTAAAGAAGGCGCCCGTTATATCGAAGACCCAGTCGCAGCCATTGTTGTGACAGGAAAAAGTCGACCACACCACTGGGGAAATAAACCCGAAGAGTTTGATTTTTTCGATCTCAAAGGGATTGTGGAAACATTTTTACAAGAACTGCGTATTCCTTCTTTTACATTTGAAGAAAGCCAACTTGCTATATTTCATCCAGGCAGGCGCGCTTGTGTACAAGTGGGAGCCTTAAAAATTGGATCCCTTGGAGAAGTTCACCCTTCGATATGTCGAAAGTTAGATGTGGGACAACGCATTTTTTTTGCAGAGTTTAACTTATATGATTTGCTGCGGGTTCGCAAAACAGAACCAAGGATGAAAGAAGTACCTATTTATCCGTCATCTGAACGTGACTGGACATTAACTTTAAAAAACAGTATACCTATCCAAAGCGTTTTTGATTGGATCCATGCGGCCCGATCCCCCCTTCTAGAAGAAGTAGTGCTGCTTGATGTCTACAGCAGCGAGAAGCTAGGGAAAGATTGTAAAAATGTCACGTTCCGCTTGACTTATCGCGATGCAAAAAAAACTGTTGCACAAGAAAAAGTAGATAGGGATCATGCACGGATTATAGGATATGTAACAGAACAAATCAGTTCTACTGAAGGATTATAA
- a CDS encoding alpha/beta hydrolase: MQMQGTSSLHESYPYPDSDSDSEEGISKLFPISDSPPEHARYLISDRANFENRYEFSPVVQIMQIFIGFTNIKGQVPSCSKQEYLIKNVCEYENFDLRSFSDCRVLILIHGFTVDYQGALEMLWKVSAKAKKCYDVIIGYLYPACAKVYEYTQAEKNGLRAAEQRLPPILSSIRSVAKQVDIAAHSLGTVVAMHALNQSDSPRIDNLFLLGGAIEETSIFECDDRGCTTLKQALFKAKKIYVFYSCKDKVLPWRRLVDPSQPLGILDKAVQQYPIAKNVCLIDATPVVKGHRAYFDCLAVYKFFKLIVKKGVRLQHTSFSLTKTELISSEEPTVCVKGGSKNVTTGMFKKIVSFKFKRDKRADDKALKDA, from the coding sequence ATGCAGATGCAAGGAACAAGTTCATTACATGAAAGTTATCCTTATCCAGATTCCGATTCTGACTCGGAAGAGGGAATAAGTAAACTTTTTCCAATATCAGACTCACCGCCTGAACACGCCCGTTATTTGATTAGCGATCGCGCTAACTTTGAAAATCGCTATGAGTTTTCACCTGTGGTGCAAATCATGCAGATTTTTATTGGATTTACCAATATTAAAGGCCAAGTTCCTTCGTGTAGTAAACAAGAATACCTTATAAAAAATGTATGTGAATATGAAAATTTTGATTTGAGAAGTTTTTCCGACTGCAGAGTTTTAATCCTTATCCATGGATTTACCGTGGATTACCAAGGCGCTTTAGAAATGTTGTGGAAAGTTTCTGCTAAGGCGAAGAAGTGCTATGACGTGATTATCGGTTATTTATATCCTGCTTGCGCAAAAGTCTATGAATACACTCAAGCGGAAAAGAATGGGCTGCGGGCAGCTGAGCAGCGTTTGCCCCCCATATTAAGTTCTATACGATCGGTTGCTAAGCAGGTAGATATTGCTGCTCATAGCCTGGGCACGGTCGTTGCCATGCATGCATTAAATCAAAGCGATAGCCCTAGAATTGACAATCTTTTCCTTTTAGGGGGAGCGATTGAAGAAACAAGTATTTTTGAATGCGATGATCGAGGATGCACCACTTTAAAGCAAGCCTTGTTTAAGGCTAAAAAAATTTATGTGTTTTATTCCTGCAAGGATAAAGTTTTGCCATGGCGTCGCCTTGTTGATCCTTCGCAACCCCTCGGGATTCTGGATAAAGCCGTCCAGCAATACCCTATTGCCAAAAACGTTTGCCTGATTGATGCCACGCCTGTTGTAAAAGGTCATAGGGCTTATTTCGATTGTCTAGCGGTCTATAAATTTTTTAAACTTATTGTTAAAAAAGGCGTGCGTTTACAACACACTTCTTTTTCTCTGACTAAGACTGAGTTAATCTCCTCAGAGGAACCCACGGTGTGTGTCAAAGGGGGAAGCAAGAATGTTACAACTGGGATGTTTAAGAAAATTGTTTCTTTTAAGTTCAAGCGCGACAAAAGGGCAGATGACAAAGCATTAAAAGACGCCTGA